From the Brassica napus cultivar Da-Ae chromosome A8, Da-Ae, whole genome shotgun sequence genome, one window contains:
- the LOC106361398 gene encoding AP2-like ethylene-responsive transcription factor ANT (The RefSeq protein has 5 substitutions compared to this genomic sequence) — MESFCDNDDNDHSNTTNLLGFSLSSNMLKIGGSEGEALYSSSSSSVATCSVPPQLVVGDNSSSYGVCYGSNSAAGDIYSQMSVMPLRSDGSLCLMEALNRSSYSNHHHHTQVSSPKIEDFFGTLHSNTNHKETMDLSLDSLFYNTTHEADNNTNFQEFFSFPQTRNHHEEESRNYESVPGLTHGRGPFNVGVYGEFQQSLSLSMSPGSQSSCITGPHHHQNQNHQGHNQTQNHHQISEALVETNVGFETTTMAAARKKKRGQEEVVVVGQKQQTVHRKSIDTFGQRTSQYRGVTRHRWTGRYEAHLWDNSFKKEGHSRKGRQVYLGGYDMEEKVARAYDLAALKYWGPSTHTNSSVEIYQKEIEDMKNMTRQEHVAHLRRRSSGFSRGASIYRGVTRHHQHGRWQARIGRVAGNKDLYPGTFGTQEEAGEAYDVAAIKFRGTNAVTNFDITRYDVDRIMSSNTLLSGELARRNSNSIVVRNNNDEETALNAVLDGGSNKKVSGPERVLGFPGNFSLPQDGPKMFGANVVGNMSSWTTNPNAELKAVSITLPQMPVFAAWADS; from the exons ATGAAGTCTTTTTGTGATAATGATGATAATGATCATAGCAACACGACTAACTTGTTAGGGTTCTCGTTGTCTTCAAATATGTTGAAAATTGGAGGAAGTGAAGGAGAAGCTCTATACTCATCTTCGTCTTCATCAGTTGCAACTTGTTCTGTTCCACCACAACTTGTTGTTGGTGACAACAGTAGCAGCTATGGAGTTTGCTATGGATCTAACTCGGCAGCTGGGGATATTTATTCTCAAATGTCCGTGATGCCACTCAGATCTGATGGTTCTCTTTGCTTAATGGAAGCTCTCAACAGATCTTCTTACTCAAATCATCATCACCATACACAAG TTTCATCTCCGAAGATAGAGGATTTCTTTGGGACCCATCACAGCAACACAAATCACAAAGAAACCATGGATCTTAGCTTAGATAGTTTATTCTACAATACCACTCATGAGGCAGACAACAACACAAACTTTCAAGAGTTCTTTAGTTTCCCTCAAACCAGAAACCACCATGAGGAAGAATCAAGAAATTACGAGAGTGTCCCTGGTCTGACACATGGAAGAGGCCCTTTTAATGTAGGGGTATATGGGGAATTTCAACAGTCACTGAGCTTATCGATGAGCCCTGGGTCACAATCTAGCTGCATCACTGGCCCTCACCACCACCAGAACCAAAACCACCAAGGCCACAACCAAACTCAAAACCACCATCAGATCTCTGAAGCTTTGGTTGAGACAAATGTTGGGTTTGAGACAACAACAATGGCTGCTgccaggaagaagaagagaggacaAGAGGAAGTTGTGGTTGTTGGACAGAAGCAGCAGACTGTTCATAGAAAATCCATTGATACTTTTGGACAACGAACTTCTCAATACCGAGGCGTTACAag ACATCGATGGACTGGTAGATATGAAGCTCATCTATGGGACAATAGTTTCAAGAAGGAAGGTCATAGCAGAAAAGGAAGACAAG TTTATCTGG GAGGTTATGATATGGAGGAGAAAGCTGCCCGAGCATATGATCTTGCTGCACTCAAGTACTGGGGTCCCTCTACTCACACTAATTTCTCT GTGGAGATATATCAGAAAGAGATTGAGGACATGAAGAACATGACTCGTCAAGAACATGTTGCTCATTTAAGAAGGAGAAGCAGTGGTTTCTCTAGGGGTGCTTCCATCTATAGAGGAGTTACAAG ACATCACCAACATGGAAGGTGGCAAGCTCGGATCGGTAGAGTCGCTGGAAACAAAGATCTCTACCTCGGAACTTTTG GAACTCAAGAAGAAGCGGGGGAAGCGTATGATGTAGCAGCTATCAAGTTCCGTGGCACAAACGCTGTGACTAACTTTGACATTACAAGGTACGATGTGGATCGAATAATGTCTAGTAACACACTCTTGTCTGGAGAGTTGGCTCGAAGGAACAGCAACAGCATTGTGGTCCGCAACAATAACGACGAGGAAACCGCTTTAAACGCCGTCTTGGACGGTGGTTCGAATAAAAAAGTGAGTGGTCCGGagagggttttgggttttcctggGAATTTCTCGTTGCCTCAAGATGGTCCGAAGATGTTCGGAGCAAATGTGGTCGGAAACATGAGTTCTTGGACTACAAACCCTAATGCTGAGCTCAAGGCCGTTTCTATTACATTGCCTCAGATGCCGGTTTTCGCTGCTTGGGCTGATTCTTGA